The nucleotide sequence CTTTCACTAAGTGCTGGCAGGAACTCgggtgtgttttcttttaaatctggTTGAGAATTTGCACaatgtgctgcagagcagcgGTGATTATTTTGGGCTGGTCACACCCAAGCCCATGCTGAGTGATCACCAGGTGACTCCATTTTCTTGAGGGCTTGGCAGAGCATCCCCCTTCCAATCccgtgctgccagcagcacctgcttgCCTTGTCTGACCCCCTCAGGAGCTGGCTCCAGGCCAGGGATACCCAGACAAGAGGTAGCTTTGCTCCTCTTGGGATGTTTATCTCCTGCACAAAGGTGTTGGGTTGGAACTTTCAAtcctgcaggaaaggaaaatgctctGTGTTCAGCCCTGGAGGTCATGGCCTCCTCTGGCTGAACCCCCCTCATGTGGGGCCAGCTCCCCTTTCACTGAGGTCACCCTGCTCTGTGACAGGTCACATCCTGTTTGCTGTGCCCTGGGTCAGATATGGGACCTGCTCCTCACCCTGTCTCGAGCAGCTCTGATTTAGTAAGAGCTGCGGTTGGGGTGAGCTCTGTTTCACTTTGGCTGCTGAACTCACAACAGGCACTTGGTGCTTCTTCATGATCCCAGTGAACCTCATAGAATCACCTGAGTTagaagagacccacaaggatcattgagtccaactcctggtcctgcacaggacaccccaacaatcccaccatgtgcctgggACTGCAATGctccttgagctctggcagccttgggactGTGATCACTGCCATGGGAAGCTTGTTTTggtgcccaaccaccctctggggggaagaaccttttcctacTATCCAACCTAAAATATCCCATGACACAGCTCCAGAtgttccctcaggtcctgtccctggtcatACACAGAGATCAGTGACTGCCCCTCCCCTTCTCTCAGGAGGGAGATGCAGACCCTGACAGTTTCTCCCCTCAgtctgctccaggctgaacaaaccaagtgaccGCAGCTGCTCCTCACGTGGCTTTCCCTCCAAATCCTTCATCATCCTTGTGTAGCTCATTTGGACACTCTTTGGTTTCCCTTCAGGCAGGAGGAACCGCCTCTACTCTGCCACCAAGTCTTTATTTGGATAGAAGGTGTGGTATTCTTGATCTCCCATCACTGCCCATGATaccttccctcccagcactgtaGTCTTGAAGGGTCACAAATCCTTCTAGGCACCCATGGGAAGTGACAAAGAATGACTCAGTTcaagaaaaccagagaaaaaatttattattgTTCTTTATAAAATATCTCCAATAAGTTATATaggcaaatatttaaattaaaataaattaactcCGCTCTATGCTGGGACACGCAACTGCCCATAAAGTCAAACTAGGATTTACgtttctctgaaaaaatatgCCCTAGATCTCCGCTGtaagatttgaaaaaaatatctatGCTTGgtgagaggaaggagaaatctGCACTGGACAGAGGGGTTAAGGTGCGGTGCTGAAGCTGCCTGGTGCCAGTGGCACCTCCAGATCCAGCTAAGTGCTGAGAGCATCCTCATCGTCGCTCCAGTCAGGGGGAGCGTCCGTCCCGAAGTACCGATCTCCAAAATTCCCTGTGGGGAGACAGAGAGTGCAGCACTGTGGGAGCCTCGAGACCCAtcctcctgcctgtcctcaTCAGAGCAGGCAAGGGGACCAGAGCAGGTTTATATGACAGCTTGAAGAGCAGGAAAACTTGAGTGGCAGCAGAACTGGAGCAGCCTGTAGGCTGGTTTACCACCCGGTGGAAGGTGTTTCCTGGCACAGTAGAGGTGAGGACAGAACACAGTGAGCTTATTTTGGGTGAACTTGTGGAAGGCGGCAGTTTAGGGAAGGAGGTGGGCACAAGGCTGcttcagctgtcccagcctgacttctcagcctggggctggaggaggctcATGGCATGTGGaatggctcctgctgctgacaAGGCGATGGCTGCCCCGCAACCCCCAGAACCAGCATGGTGATCCTGacacccagctggcagcaggacccACGAGGGGCAGTGAGGCTCTGGGTAATAGCAGAAAGGCCAGACCTAAACTGCTGCTGGCAACCATGTCTTCTCCCCACCAGAAGCACTAAAAATCCCCTCAGAACAAGACCTGCCTAGCAGGACACTCACCGATGCCGGGGATTATCCGAAAGAGGTCATTCACCTTCTTGTCCACAGCTGTGGTGATGATCTTCACCCGGGGGAACGCATAGGCCACCGAGTGGACACCCAtctctgccatgagcagggagagcaggaagatCTTGTCCTCTGGGACATCATGATCCTACAGGAAATGCACAGGGATAGCTCAGGGTAAGTcaccccagcctgtgctgtgcaccCTGACACCCTCCTTCCCACAGAGGAGTCAGTTCCAGGCACATCCCCTCAGCATGGCTGTGGCAGGTGCTttgcaggctgctctggagcaaaGCCCCTGCCTGACCCGTCCGTACCAGCAGCACCCTCACTGCCATCATGGCCGCAGCACCCGTGGAGACTGTGCAGTCCATCAGGATGACGTGGTCTTCGCTGATGTCCTTCGGCAGCCGCAGGTAGTGGAGCTGGGCGCAGAAAGGAGAGAGCAGCTTAGAGGCTGTAGGTAAATGGAGCAACCTGAGTCCTTCTCTTTGAGGAGTGAAGgatccctcctgcctctctgtcTCTGGACCCTGGCTGtcagctcagagccagcacaaACCAGCCCTTGTGTGCATAAGCCTGCTGGCAAAACCCACCTGAGCAGCTTTCAAAGCACTCAGCCCTGAAtgggctgtcactgctgggtcACTGAAGGGCTGTCAGGAAACAcctgagccacagccccaccCTGCATGCAGGTTAACACCAGGAGATGtcctcagcagcccagggcctTACCTCTGGCTCGCCAGTGTTGCAGTTGGTTTGAATGAGGATGGTGCCAATGCGGACGTCCTTGCACACCGCGCGCAGCGCCGGCTCCATGGTCTCTCCGGCTCGCAGGATGGACACCCCAGTGATCTGCAGCACATGGCCAGGGTGGTTGCACAGGGCAGGAGTTGCCACCACCCAACACTGGGTCTCAGCAGCGGGGGACTCTAATGGGCAATCTAAAAGCCTATCCCTTCCAAGAGGGTTGTGCCACTCCCTCAGTGAGAGGGCATGAGCGGCACAGTGACAGTGCTGATGGCACCCTTGGTCATTGACCAGCCTTTCCTGGTGGTACAGGGTGTCATACTCATGATAGCAGGCACCAAACCCAGCCTGATAGCAGCCAGGGCTTCCACTGCACCCCCATGAGGCAGGTCTCAATGGCTTCTACTTACTTGCTTCCCGCTGTATGTCCTCCCTTCGTAGTCGTGTCCCTGAGGGGTCTGGACTGTGCAACTCTACAAAAAACATGTGAGAAGAGTTACCAGGGGCTCTGACCTGGCTCTCACAGGAGCTCAGGAGTCAGCAAGCCACGGGGGCTGGACCCTTGGACATCAAGGCTGGACAAAGAATTGTCACCCAGGGCCACAGCATTGCTCCATGGCCTTGGGGAGTACTGGTGCATTTTAATCTGAGGGTTGAAAGGACTGGCCCATGGGGAAGGttggaggagcagcaccaggactgTCCTGGCTGCCCAGCAGTTGAGGGCTAGGAATCAGAAAGGAAACCCAGCACCTACAGCCTTGAACTCACCTggaatgggagcagggagagcgCGTGCTCAATCAGCAATCGCATCAACCTTTTGGAGTAGAAAATGAACTCGTCTCTGCTGGTCTCCTTGTTTctagaggggagggaaaggcagCATCAGCTCTGGACCAAAATGTGTCCCAGGAGATGCTGGCACAGGTCTGGCAGTCCCTGCCCCTTCCTGGTTCTTGTTTGCACCATCTGAGCCTGAAACTGTGCTGTCTGTTTCAAggtaaaaagcagaaaaactgttGGCAAGATCACTGAGCAGTAACTGCACAACTCCTTTATGCAGGGGCCACCACCATTTGCCCTGTCTTGTGTCTCCAAGCCATACTGACAGCCAAAAGTGGGATTGGGAAGCCCAAAGACAGGCCAGCCCATCCCATCAGCAGATgagccccatcccaccccaggagccacagcagggGCTTTACCTGATGATGGTGTGCATGCCCCTCACCTGAGGGGTGCTCTTCAGCACACTGAGGGTCTGCGGAagggggtggcactggtgggcagaggccagggcagccctgaaAACCAAACACATGGTCAGAAGGTCTGGGGAAGGCTGCCCAAAGGGTGGAGCACAGCACATGGCCAGAGCCATCCTCCCAGATGTCATCTCacactgcaaacacacagaggCCATCCAGCTGAACTGAgtgagcagccagccctgcctaatccctgccatggcaaagGGACCTGCACCCACAAAACAGGGCCACTGGAGTTAGGGTGACCTGCCCTTCCTTCTGGACAGCTCACCCAGGatcatggtttgggttggaaaggactttaaagaccatcttgttccagccgtgtgccacgggcagggatac is from Serinus canaria isolate serCan28SL12 chromosome 20, serCan2020, whole genome shotgun sequence and encodes:
- the UCKL1 gene encoding uridine-cytidine kinase-like 1 isoform X6, coding for MIIEALDVPWVVLLSMDSFYKVLTKQQQEQAASNDFNFDHPDAFDFDLIIATLKKLKQGKSVKIPIYDFTTHSRKKEWKTLYGANVIIFEGIMAFADKELLKLLDLKIFVDTDSDIRLVRRLRRDISERGRDIEGVIKQYNKFVKPAFDQYIQPTMRLADIVVPRGSGNTVAIDLIVQHVHSQLEERELSVSGNQDGPATFREAVAASSLEVFKASLDKAWINLVWWKVSLPVAHGWNKMVFKVLSNPNHDPGAALASAHQCHPLPQTLSVLKSTPQVRGMHTIIRNKETSRDEFIFYSKRLMRLLIEHALSLLPFQSCTVQTPQGHDYEGRTYSGKQITGVSILRAGETMEPALRAVCKDVRIGTILIQTNCNTGEPELHYLRLPKDISEDHVILMDCTVSTGAAAMMAVRVLLDHDVPEDKIFLLSLLMAEMGVHSVAYAFPRVKIITTAVDKKVNDLFRIIPGIGNFGDRYFGTDAPPDWSDDEDALST